A single window of Eleginops maclovinus isolate JMC-PN-2008 ecotype Puerto Natales chromosome 19, JC_Emac_rtc_rv5, whole genome shotgun sequence DNA harbors:
- the zgc:163014 gene encoding uncharacterized protein zgc:163014, translating to MGRLSFYVLCSLRDAPRQFIRKSNRCCFQVHIPLPLPKQLVIFGLGEWKSSETTISVDVLVSAEVSAQNIGTLSARDRCLAWEGDWSPEMVTVAAERGRRGVYGKIVLTVCGETCDQPQDKSSVLSSTPLAQRKFRFPEQHDTTDLSCTLPQNAGNETMTTNSSQLVDSVCYDADVQVNRIDTSESTIEDKPSVWPTDKTPRWTLISKRGRLTWSAEDVESVAEDTDQPSTPKKIRLSRMNSQEEMTVQIKNENREASVCPSMRWSHTMCLSDPATAILIGGETAGQNHCKDSLWKLELDSDFWFPMNSSSSGPVPLCARGHSATYDPDSKSVFVYGGMREGQRYNELYILNTLTWTWKLITAGGNVPNLAYHSAAFYKKELFVFGGVHPSHSSVDKFCSNVLYIFNPEFELWYQPIVEGDKPLPRFGHSATLMSNKLIIFGGRKTATYLNDLHVLDLGLMEYTAVKCGNMPPLPRGFHAAIPISEDRILVSGGCSAIGALQDVHIFNTKTNKWSSVASPLLCSKPRAGHSMIKLGCSILTDAESKENVRVHCRLLVFGGSDCSGTFYKDTVKCTVEIPGDL from the exons ATGGGGAGGCTGAGTTTTTATGTGCTTTGTTCTCTGCGTGATGCTCCCCGTCAGTTCATCAG GAAATCCAATCGATGTTGCTTTCAGGTCCACATTCCACTGCCTCTCCCCAAACAACTGGTCATATTCGGTCTTGGTGAATGGAAAAGCAGCGAGACTACAATCTCGGTTGATGTTCTGGTCAGTGCGGAAGTATCAGCCCAGAACATTGGTACTCTGTCTGCTCGAGACAG GTGTCTGGCCTGGGAGGGTGACTGGAGCCCTGAAATGGTCACAgtggcagcagagagaggcaggagaggagtTTATGGAAAGATTGTGCTCACAGTGTGTGGAGAG ACTTGTGACCAGCCCCAGGATAAATCCAGCGTCTTAAGCAGCACTCCTCTGGCTCAAAGGAAATTTCGATTCCCAGAACAGCACGATACCACTGATCTCTCTTGCACGTTACCTCAAAATGCCGGAAATGAAACG ATGACTACCAACTCGTCACAATTGGTTGATAGTGTTTGCTATGATGCTGACGTTCAAGTTAATAGAATCGACACCAGTGAGTCCACTATTGAAGATAAACCAAGCGTTTGGCCTACG GATAAGACACCCAGATGGACTCTTATCAGTAAGAGAGGCCGTCTGACATGGAGCGCTGAGGACGTGGAGAGCGTCGCTGAGGACACCGACCAGCCTTCAACCCCAAAGAAAATCAGGCTGTCCAGGATGAACAGCCAGGAGGAAATGACTGTGCAGATAAAGAATGAGAACAGAGAAG CTTCAGTGTGTCCATCAATGCGCTGGAGCCATACGATGTGTCTGAGTGACCCTGCTACTGCTATCCTCATCGGAGGGGAGACGGCAGGTCAAAACCACTGCAAGGACTCCCTGTGGAAACTGGAGTTAG ACAGTGACTTCTGGTTCCCCATgaattcctcctcctctggaccCGTGCCGCTGTGTGCCCGAGGACACTCTGCGACCTACGACCCAGACTCCAAGTCGGTGTTTGTTTATGGTGGTATGAGGGAGGGTCAGCGCTACAACGAGCTCTACATCCTTAACACTCTGACGTGGACTTGGAAGCTTATCACT GCAGGGGGGAATGTTCCAAATTTGGCGTATCACTCTGCAGCCTTTTACAAGAAAGAGCTTTTTGTCTTCGGTGGAGTTCACCCGAGCCATTCATCTGTGGATAAATTCTGCAGCAATGTTCTGTACATCTTTAACCCCGAGTTTGAACTCTGGTACCAGCCGATTGTAGAGGGGGACAAACCTCTGCCTCGGTTTGG GCACTCGGCTACACTGATGTCAAATAAATTGATCATATTTGGGGGACGGAAGACTGCTACCTACCTTAACGATCTCCATGTTTTAGATCTGG GCCTCATGGAGTACACAGCTGTGAAGTGTGGGAATATGCCACCACTGCCTCGAGG GTTTCATGCAGCTATACCAATTTCAGAAGACAGGATTTTAGTTAGTGGGGGTTGCAGTGCGATTGGAGCTCTGCAGGATGTCCATATCTTCAACACTA AGACCAACAAATGGAGCTCAGTGGCGTCTCCTCTGCTGTGCTCGAAGCCTCGTGCAGGACACAGCATGATAAAGTTGGGCTGCTCCATCCTGACAGATGCAGAGAGCAAGGAAAATGTCAGGGTCCACTGCAGATTGCTAGTGTTTGGTGGATCAGACTGCTCCGGTACCTTCTACAAAGACACAGTGAAGTGCACAGTGGAGATCCCTGGTGACCTGTGA
- the aldh6a1 gene encoding methylmalonate-semialdehyde dehydrogenase [acylating], mitochondrial, which translates to MSIMATTVLRSVLKAKVPLQVGRMCYSSVPTTKLFIDGKFVESKTSEWLDIHNPATNEVISRVPKATQEEMLAAVDSCSRAYRSWSETSILARQQVFLRYQQIIKDNIKELAKSITLEQGKTLADAEGDVFRGLQVVEHACSVTSLMLGETLPSITKDMDTYTYRLPIGVCAGIAPFNFPAMIPLWMFPMGMVCGNTYLLKPSERVPGCAMLLAKMLQDAGAPDGTLNLIHGQHDAVNFICDHPAIKAISFVGSNQAGEYIYERGSKNGKRVQSNMGAKNHGVVMPDANKENTLNQLVGAAFGAAGQRCMALSTAILVGEARSWLPQLVERSRVLRVNAGDQPGADVGPLISPQAKERVCSLIQSGVDEGAQLLLDGRNVKVKGYESGNFVGPTIIGNVTPEMKCYTEEIFGPVLVVLEAETLDDAINMVNNNPYGNGTAIFTTNGATARKYTHDVDVGQVGINVPIPVPLPMFSFTGSRGSFRGDMNFYGKQGIQFYTQIKTVTSQWKAEDATLSSPAVTMPTMGR; encoded by the exons ATGTCCATAATGGCCACAACAGTATTAAGATCAGTGCTTAAGGCAAAG GTCCCACTTCAGGTGGGACGCATGTGCTACTCCTCAGTG CCCACCACCAAGCTATTCATTGATGGAAAGTTTGTTGAATCCAAAACATCAGAATGGCTGGATATACACAATCCT GCTACCAACGAGGTGATCTCCCGAGTACCCAAAGCCACCCAGGAGGAGATGTTGGCTGCCGTGGACTCTTGCTCCAGAGCCTATCGCTCCTGGTCGGAGACCTCCATCTTGGCCCGGCAGCAGGTTTTTCTGCGCTATCAGCAGATTATCAAGGACAACATT aaagaACTTGCCAAGTCGATCACACTTGAACAGGGGAAGACCCTTGCAGATGCAGAGGGGGATGTGTTCAGAGGATTGC agGTTGTGGAGCATGCCTGCAGCGTAACCTCTCTGATGCTCGGTGAGACCTTGCCCTCCATCACCAAAGACATGGACACTTATACCTACCGCCTGCCTATTGGGGTGTGTGCCGGCATTGCACCCTTCAACTTCCCCGCCATGATCCCTCTCTGGATGTTCCCCATGGGCATGGTGTGCGGAAACACCTACCTGCTGAAGCCGTCCGAGCGGGTGCCGGGCTGCGCCATGCTGCTGGCCAAGATGCTGCAGGATGCCGGAGCTCCAGACGGGACACTCAACCTCATCCACGGCCAACATGATG CTGTGAATTTCATCTGTGACCATCCGGCCATCAAGGCAATCAGCTTTGTCGGCTCCAATCAAGCCGGGGAGTACATTTATGAGAGGGGATCTAAAAATGGCAAGAGGGTCCAGTCCAACATG GGAGCCAAAAACCATGGTGTGGTGATGCCTGATGCCAACAAGGAGAACACTCTGAACCAGCTCGTTGGTGCAGCGTTCGGGGCAGCGGGACAGCGCTGCATGGCTCTGTCCACAGCCATCCTGGTGGGCGAGGCACGCAGCTGGCTGCCGCAGCTGGTGGAGCGCTCTAGGGTTCTGCGCGTGAATGCAG GAGACCAGCCTGGTGCCGACGTGGGGCCTCTGATCTCTCCGCAGGCCAAGGAGAGAGTCTGCAGTCTGATCCAGAGCGGTGTGGACGAGGGAGCTCAGCTGCTCCTGGACGGCCGAAACGTCAAGGTCAAGGGTTATGAGAGCGGCAACTTTGTGGGTCCCACCATCATCGGCAATGTCACA CCTGAGATGAAGTGCTACACTGAGGAGATCTTCGGGCCTGTGTTGGTTGTTCTCGAAGCAGAGACTCTGGATGATGCCATCAACATGGTCAACAATAACCCCTATGGCAACGGCACAGCCATCTTCACCACAAATGGCGCCACTGCACGCAAATACACTCACGATGTGGACGTGGGCCAG GTTGGAATCAACGTTCCCATCCCTGTCCCACTGCCTATGTTCTCCTTCACTGGGTCAAGAGGATCCTTCAGAGGGGACATGAACTTCTATGGCaaacaa gGCATCCAGTTCTACACACAGATCAAAACTGTCACCTCACAATGGAAAGCTGAAGATGCCACCTTGTCAAGCCCTGCCGTTACCATGCCGACCATGGGACGCTAA
- the tmed8 gene encoding protein TMED8 yields MEGFEATSELQSRLSSLSISSFPGITSKQSDTRPLDRLQNTDLSQSCTQSKNQAEMDENKEDSVHHSEGNEEPPAEPAPGEGGEENNSSGSCQLSAEMKAQMPPLKPPTTWTSAALKELKAKLRTEDDSVVTVYRGDIMTVHVPTVPEAKKVCWEFATDGYDIGFGIYFDWSPVTSRSITVHVSESSDDEEEEEEIEGPVGNGDVEKGSKTQTNSNLAEVLPVYRQDSHVSVQGGSHDFPGEGTYLLKFDNSYSLWRNKTLYYRVYYSA; encoded by the exons ATGGAGGGATTTGAAGCCACATCAGAGCTCCAGTCGCGGCTGTCATCCCTCTCCATTTCGTCTTTTCCCGGGATAACATCCAAGCAGAGCGACACCAGACCGCTGGACAG GCTCCAGAACACAGACCTTTCACAGAGCTGCACCCAATCCAAAAACCAAGCTGAAATGGATGAAAACAAGGAGGATTCAGTGCATCATTCTGAG GGTAATGAAGAGCCCCCAGCAGAGCCGGCCCCTGGGGAAGGAGGTGAGGAGAACAACAGTTCTGGGAGCTGTCAGCTCTCCGCTGAGATGAAAG CCCAGATGCCACCCCTGAAACCCCCAACTACGTGGACATCTGCTGCACTAAAGGAGCTGAAGGCAAAACTTCGAACGGAGGATGACAGCGTGGTGACAGTGTACCGAGGCGACATCATGACAGTTCACGTGCCCACTGTCCCTGAAGCCAAAAAAGTGTGCTGGGAGTTTGCCACAGATGGTTATGACATTGGCTTCGGCATATATTTTGACTGGAGTCCTGTCACAAGCCGCTCTATCACTGTGCACGTGAGCGAGTCAagtgatgatgaagaagaagaggaggagattgAAG GACCCGTCGGTAACGGAGATGTTGAGAAAGGCTCCAAAACTCAAACCAACTCCAACCTGGCTGAAGTCTTACCTGTATACCGCCAGGACAGTCACGTATCTGTCCAGGGGGGGAGCCACGATTTTCCAGGTGAAGGCACTTACCTCCTGAAGTTTGACAACTCCTACTCATTATGGCGAAATAAAACCCTCTACTATAGAGTTTATTACAGTGCCTAA
- the gstz1 gene encoding maleylacetoacetate isomerase isoform X1, with amino-acid sequence MHLSLVCLAKPVLHGYFRSSCSWRVRIAFALKGIEYDQVPVHLIKDGGQQHTEQYKTLNPMQQVPAVEIDGITLSQSLAVIQYIDETRPGPPLLPTDPKKRAQVRMISDIIASGIQPLQNLHVIQKMGTEKVQWAQHFIDRGFQALEPLLKQTAGKYCVGDEISMADICLVPQVYNAERFKVDVEQYPTIKRLNETLLEIDAFKVSSPSCQPDTPDDLRA; translated from the exons ATGCACTTGTCCTTAGTTTGCCTCGCCAAG cCTGTTCTTCATGGATACTTCAGAAGTTCCTGCTCTTGGAGAGTTCGCAttg CTTTTGCTCTAAAAGGCATTGAATATGACCAAGTTCCAGTCCATCTGATCAAAGATGGGGGTCAGCAG CATACTGAACAGTACAAGACTTTAAACCCCATGCAACAAGTGCCTGCAGTTGAAATTGATGGCATCACCCTTTCTCAGTCA CTGGCAGTCATCCAGTACATCGATGAGACCAGGCCAGGGCCTCCACTACTCCCTACAGACCCAAAGAAACGTGCCCAGGTCCGGATGATAAGTGACATCATTGCTTCTGGTATTCAGCCTCTGCAG AATTTACACGTGATTCAGAAAATGGGAACGGAAAAGGTGCAGTGGGCTCAGCACTTCATTGATCGAGGTTTTCAAG CTCTTGAGCCCCTTCTGAAGCAAACCGCAGGAAAATATTGTGTAGGTGACGAG ATATCCATGGCAGACATCTGTCTGGTCCCACAGGTCTACAATGCAGAGAG GTTCAAAGTGGATGTCGAGCAGTATCCGACTATCAAGAGGTTAAATGAAACCTTACTTGAGATTGACGCTTTCAAAGTGAGCAGCCCGTCCTGCCAGCCGGACACACCCGATGACCTGCGTGCATAG
- the gstz1 gene encoding maleylacetoacetate isomerase isoform X2 produces the protein MATQDKPVLHGYFRSSCSWRVRIAFALKGIEYDQVPVHLIKDGGQQHTEQYKTLNPMQQVPAVEIDGITLSQSLAVIQYIDETRPGPPLLPTDPKKRAQVRMISDIIASGIQPLQNLHVIQKMGTEKVQWAQHFIDRGFQALEPLLKQTAGKYCVGDEISMADICLVPQVYNAERFKVDVEQYPTIKRLNETLLEIDAFKVSSPSCQPDTPDDLRA, from the exons ATGGCAACTCAAGACAAG cCTGTTCTTCATGGATACTTCAGAAGTTCCTGCTCTTGGAGAGTTCGCAttg CTTTTGCTCTAAAAGGCATTGAATATGACCAAGTTCCAGTCCATCTGATCAAAGATGGGGGTCAGCAG CATACTGAACAGTACAAGACTTTAAACCCCATGCAACAAGTGCCTGCAGTTGAAATTGATGGCATCACCCTTTCTCAGTCA CTGGCAGTCATCCAGTACATCGATGAGACCAGGCCAGGGCCTCCACTACTCCCTACAGACCCAAAGAAACGTGCCCAGGTCCGGATGATAAGTGACATCATTGCTTCTGGTATTCAGCCTCTGCAG AATTTACACGTGATTCAGAAAATGGGAACGGAAAAGGTGCAGTGGGCTCAGCACTTCATTGATCGAGGTTTTCAAG CTCTTGAGCCCCTTCTGAAGCAAACCGCAGGAAAATATTGTGTAGGTGACGAG ATATCCATGGCAGACATCTGTCTGGTCCCACAGGTCTACAATGCAGAGAG GTTCAAAGTGGATGTCGAGCAGTATCCGACTATCAAGAGGTTAAATGAAACCTTACTTGAGATTGACGCTTTCAAAGTGAGCAGCCCGTCCTGCCAGCCGGACACACCCGATGACCTGCGTGCATAG